The proteins below are encoded in one region of Solidesulfovibrio fructosivorans JJ]:
- a CDS encoding nitroreductase family protein, translating to MKNCVPRIDAEACLGCGACAAVCPSGVLGFDGRKASVVAEGCIGCGHCAALCPAEAVTVSAGENWTAAFATIDAPGKVVAPGEFSPAELVDLMRSRRSCRCYTSDPVPGPMLEDLVRAAVTAPSGTNSQAWTFTVLTSRAAVMRLGEAVAGFFRRINKLAANPVVRKGYALIGRPELENYFREHYPSVAAALVKWDRDRTDLLFHGATAAIVIGSVPGASCPTEDALLAAQNMLLAGHAMGLGSCLIGYAVEAIRHDKRVRAAAGLPTGEAVHAVVALGWPDVTFLRHTFRRRPIVRYQTA from the coding sequence ATGAAAAACTGCGTTCCCCGGATCGATGCCGAGGCATGTCTGGGCTGCGGCGCTTGCGCCGCGGTGTGCCCTTCGGGCGTTTTGGGTTTCGACGGGCGGAAGGCCTCGGTCGTCGCCGAGGGCTGCATCGGCTGCGGGCATTGCGCGGCCCTGTGTCCGGCCGAGGCCGTGACCGTTTCGGCCGGGGAAAACTGGACGGCCGCCTTCGCCACCATCGACGCCCCGGGCAAGGTCGTCGCGCCCGGCGAATTTTCCCCGGCCGAACTGGTGGACCTCATGCGCTCCAGGCGCTCCTGCCGGTGCTACACGTCCGATCCCGTGCCCGGCCCCATGCTCGAGGACCTCGTGCGCGCGGCCGTGACCGCTCCGTCGGGCACCAATTCCCAGGCCTGGACGTTTACGGTGCTGACGTCGCGGGCGGCGGTCATGCGCCTTGGCGAGGCCGTGGCCGGCTTTTTCCGGCGCATAAACAAGCTTGCCGCCAACCCCGTCGTGCGCAAGGGCTACGCTCTGATCGGCCGGCCGGAGCTTGAAAACTACTTTCGCGAGCATTATCCTTCCGTGGCCGCGGCGCTGGTCAAATGGGACCGGGACCGGACGGATCTGCTTTTTCACGGGGCCACGGCGGCCATCGTCATCGGGTCGGTGCCGGGGGCGAGCTGTCCGACCGAGGATGCGCTGCTGGCCGCCCAGAATATGCTGCTGGCCGGGCATGCCATGGGCCTTGGCTCCTGCCTCATCGGCTATGCGGTCGAGGCCATACGTCACGACAAGAGGGTCCGGGCGGCGGCGGGGTTGCCGACCGGGGAAGCCGTGCATGCCGTGGTGGCGCTCGGGTGGCCGGATGTGAC